tTTATGCCATTTCCGTTACAAAATAGCTCATTTATGCTGTTGTCCTTATCAAAATGGTTCAttcatgtcatttttcattaacgtcggtttacaataccagatatgacatgtGCCCTCTAATAAGAGGTCCACGTTGTTTAATTAACCAGCCCAATTTTTAATCCCAAATTAATTAGAAAATCCGACCCATTTTGTAacggcgatgacataaatgagccatttgtaacggtgatggcataaatgagccgaactattgacgagtggcataaatgaaccatttctgatagttcgatggcatatttgagccattTTTGACGAGTGGTTTAATTAGCTAAAAGAGTTTTTCTATAGGGACCAAAATTGACGAATTTGAACTGTATAAACCACTTTTGGCGTCAAGTAGGGGACTATTTTTGCAAAAATAGTCCTTAGATGAAGGTTCCGTTAAAACTATCCACCGGAAACTTCCCTTCGTGATCAACAAACAAAAAGGCAAAAAACAAATGCTAAAAATTTCGAATCATTTCACAGAAACTACACCTATGGTAACTCACAGTTTACTGTTTCGCTCACTTTTACAAGTGGACATACTTTTTGTTCAAAGATTGGAAtcatttaggggtcgtttggtacggaataaggtgtgatatatgaggattaaatttgagattaaatttagACTATATGCTAGAAGTTATAAATTTATATGATTAATTTTATATTCTTTTTTGATTAAAATTAATCTCAAACTTAATCATGAAATATCCCACTTATCTCATCAAACTTGATATTAGTTCAAGCATAAAATCTTAGAATTATTCCGGAATAATTTAATCTGCATACCAATTGATCCTTACCGGGCATTAAAAACTACTTATGGCAACTCTAGGTTGAGTAGCCTTTCTTCGTGATAAATTTATAGTACCTTTTAAATAATAGTATAAAATTAATCTTAAACTCAAAATCACAATTCTAAAATTATAATACCGGCATAACTTAGTCAGCGTACCAAACGTACAGGAAAAAGTGCCTATGGCAACTCACCATAAATACTACTAAaatattatgtgtttaattaaaaaaattatgtgtttaattatctAAAGCACTCTTTTAGGGGCCAAAGTTGATAAATTGAACTTGGATATGTACCAGAACATTATGGTCAAACACATTTGGCGTCAAATTGAGACTATTTTTGAAAACTAATCCTTATATGGAGCCTGTTTGGATCCCGTTATGCTTATAAATCGCtaacagcttataagttaaaaaaaaaataagttgagtaGTCTAAaagcccatttggattggcttataagttgcttattattttcaatttttttgagtgtttgactggccagcttaaagtcattttgtgcttaaaataagctcaaaaaaataattgagcccatttaacttagcttatctaaaacagcttataagctgaaaacaacttataagtcaaaaatataagtcagactacccaacttatatttttagcttataagctgttttctaCTTATAAATTGCGCCAGATAAACTAAATCAAATGagcttaattatttttttaagcttatttcaaacgcaaaatgactttaaactggtCAGCCAAACgccgaaaacagcttataagttgcagccaatccaaacaggctcataaaaCGATCCACCACCCCGCCGGTTAACTTCCCTCCGTTATCAACAAACAGAAAGACAAATAAAAAAAAGCTAAAAAAACTATCAATGGCAACTCACAGTTGAGTAACTTTCCTCCATTAAAGAGCTCCGAAGCAACAACAAACTACTAATAATTTGCTTCAGAGCAGCAAAACATACAAAAATAGTccctatattttctacaaatgGACATACTATTCGCTCAGATCCAAGCAGATCTCCGTTCAAATGACGCACTCCGTCAATCAGGCGCACTTCTCCAAGCACTCCAACAATCCGCTGCAGGTCGTGATATTTCCGTTCTCGCTAAATCCGCCGTTGAAGAGATCGTCGCATCACCAGCTTCCGCAATTTCTAAAAAACTCGCATTTGACCTAATTCGATCTACGCGCCTTACAGTTGATTTATGGGAAACTGTATGTACAGGTATTCACTAAAATCTGCGCGATTTGTGCCGCATTTTTAAGTTAATTTATTCgttaaaatattacttttttTCTTCATCGAAATGGACTTGTTATGATTTTGTATGAGATTTAGGAATCGGAGCTTATACTTTGATTGCAATTGAGCTATGAATTAGTGTTAATTTTTTATGTATTTGGAGTCGCTGCAATTCGTATTGATGTTAGGTCGAATTTAACGCATTCTAAAGTCAATATTTAGAAAATTAAATAGACTTGTTATGATTTTGTATGAGATTTAGGAATCGGAGCTTAAACTTTGCTTGCAATGGAGCTATGAATTAGtgttaattttttttatgtatttggaGTTGCTGCAATTCGTATTGATGTTAGGTCGAATTTAACGCATTCTAAAGTCACTAAAATCTGCCCGATTTTCAATTGTATGATTGCTGTGATCCATAATACTGGGTGTTTGTGCCGCATTTTAAGTCGAGATTCGTTAAAACATTActtttttcttcatcaaaatagACTTGTTATGATCTTGTATGAGATTTAGGAATCGGAGCTTAAACTTTGCTTGCAATTGAGTTATGAATTAGTGTTAATTTTTATGTATTTGGAGTCACTGCAATTCGTATTGATGTTAGGTCGAATTTAACGCATTCTAAAGTCAATATTATTGAAAATTAAATAGACTTGTTATTGGTCATGTCTGATCTTCTCTGttacttcaaatcattttctttATATGTATGTTGAATACTCTTGACCTAATTCGATCTACGCGCCTCACCACTGACCTATGGGAAACCGTATGTACAGGTCGAGAACTCATTCATACTAATCACTCATATTGACACTATTATCAAGTATTCTGTTTTAGATACATATGTAGAAACAGTGGTGGATCCAGTTTTTTTTCACTGAGGGGGttcgaaaaataaaaatgtagtaCCCGAGGTTTGAACTTGGAACCTTAAGGTGAATTTTGAATTCCCTAAACCACTGAACCAACCCCTCCTCTCGTGTTCAGGgtattcaaaatatatatatgtacataaaaaatactaccaaaataccttatatatacagtgtaattttcgcCTTTGTGTAGAAGTTGAGAGTCGTTCTTATTTATCTTTCTCGTCTCTGTTACTTCAAAATCatttctttatatatatgtatgttgaaTACTTTTGACCTAATTTGATCCACACGTCTCACCGCTGACCTATGGGAAACCGTATGTACGTGTATTCACAGACCGAGAAGTCATTCATACTAATCAATCATATTGACACTATCAAGTATTCTGTTTTacgtttggatggttgttacatgttgtttcataatgtatcgtattaaatcgtattgtgttgtattgtattgtattgtattgtactgtattgttttgatgaatataacGTTTGGATAGATCGTATCGTTTCATGTCGTTACATAATGTTAGACATCaacaatttgaaggataaacctacAAGAAAAGTAGGATACAGTGTAGAACCATCATAAAAaggataaaatatgattattagATAAGAAGTAAAGACAAAATGAGAAAAAATGAATAAGGTAACGACGCAATAACACTAAATTGGTTGTTACATAAAATGGGACTTTTCATCGTTATGTAACGAGGTATTTGACGATATGATgcaataaaatttaagtaacaacCAAAGCAGTGTATTTAAACTAAGAACACGATACAATACAAGAAGTAACatccatccaaacaagctgttaGATACATATGTAGAAGTTGAGAGTCGTTCTTATTTATCTTTCTCTTCTCTGTTACTTCAAAATCattttccttatatatatatgttgaataCTTTTGACCTAATTCGATCCCCGTGCCTCACCGCTGACCTTTGGGAAACCGTAGGGTACAGGTATTCGTAACGAGCTCCGTTTCCCTGACCCTGATGTCACCGCTGCTGCTGTATCTATacttgtcccaatttatgtgatactcttttgcttttcgagagttgatttgactaaactttgaagctatcttggattagatcaactcaatattttaactttcaaatttatatatttgaaaactacatgaaaagtactataagttgcaactttttttcgaatcaatttggtgaaaaattaCCTTAGgatgttggtcaaagttcatgcagtttgaatctcggaaaatatcacataaattgggacagatggaGTATTATTTTGTTCTGAAAGCATGTTTTATGAGTGGAGAGTTGTTTTCTGCTTTTCGTTCCTTTATTTTCCTAATCGATTGGTTTTCTTGAGTTCTATGGCTACTTTTAACTTAttacttttaaattatttttatggGAAACCGTATGTACAGGTATTCGCAACGATCTCGATTTCCCTGACCCTGACGTCACCGCTGCTGCTGTATCTATACTTGCTGCTATTCCTTCTTACCGTCTCGGTAAACTTATAACGGATTGTAGTAAACAGATCGATAGCTGTTTTGATTCGCATAGTGATAATTTACGTTTTGCTATTACTGAAACACTTGGTTGTGTACTGGCACGTGATGATTTGGTAACATTGTGTGAGAATAATATGAATTTGTTGGATAGGGTTTCTAATTGGTGGAATAGGATAGGGGGAAACATGATTGATAAATCTGATGCCGTTGCGAAAGTCGCGTTTGAGAGTGTTGGGAGGTTGTTTCAGGAGTTTGAATCGAAAAGGATGAGTCGTTTGGCCGGTGATAAGCTTGTGGATAGTGAGAATTCCGTTGCGATTAGGTCTAATTGGGTTTCGTCTATGGTGGATTTTGTTTGGAGGAGGAGGAATGCGTTGATGGCGCGGTCGTTGGTTTTACCGATAGAGAATTTTAGGGCGACGGTTTGTTCGCTCGTGTATGCTGTGAAGGCGGTAGCTTCGGGTTCGATAGAGGTGATCAAGAAGCTATCGAGGTCTTCCAAGAGTGGTGGGAATGCAAGTAGTTCGTTTGACGTTGTGAAGGGGGAGAAGTTTGTAGGTGTATCTGATGTTGTTTCACATTTGGCACCTTTCCTGGCTTCGTCATTGGATCCGTCGTTGATATTTGAGGTGGGGATTAACATGTTATACTTGGCCGATGTTCCTGGAGGGAAACCCGAGTGGGCATCCACATCCATCATTGCAATTCTCACTCTTTGGGATAGACAAGAGTTTTCTTCTGCAAGGGAGAGTATCGTTAGAGCTGTTGTAACCAATTTGCATCTTCTTGATCTCAGTATGCAGGTTGGTGAATCCGTTCccttcttgttttcttttgaagGCAAATGGAAATTACTGATTTGGCTTATTAACAATGGCACTTATAGACCTTGTGATTTCTATGACCCTCTATGATGATAATATCTGAAAGATTGTAGATTCTGTGTACATCATTTTACTGCTCAGTAGCAGTTATTGAAATCATGACACATTCAAGTATTACATTAATTATTTATCTAAAAGAAAAAGTATAGCATTAATCATTGACTTAGTATAACTGGATTTCCTGATGTATGCTACTATAATCACTTCCCATGCCTCATTTCTGCATTGTGCTAATGTTTGCTGCAAGTTGTTCAGCAATCTAGCATGTGTATATTTCTGTTCACAATATATTATGCTCTTGTTTTTGAAGTTTCCTTCTCGATGTTTTTGAAGTTTCCTTCTCAAGAATTTTACTTTTCAATTTGAATTGATTGCATGCAAAAGGTTTCATTTCGATCCTGTGGGTAGAGATCTCCTATTCATTTGCTTTGCTTCCTTTGTTTTTATTTATCCTTAGGTTAGTATATTTACCTTCATTCTTGTGCATTTTCTGAACTCACTGCAGATGGCTTAGAGATCATTTTTACCTTCATTCTTGTGCATGACCTCGATGTTCTAGTTGGTTGGGCATGTTTGGATTCAGTTTCCATTTTTCATCACCTCTGTGATCTTGGTGTTTCGGTGTTGGATCTTTTGGAGATACAATTGTGCATTTGGTTAAGAATTATTCTGATCTGACTATGAAGAAGAATTGATATACTTTTATGATGACCTTGTCAATTATTCATTCAGTCATTGTCTAGAAAATACTTGATTAATACATTTACTTTATGCAGGTTTCTTTATTCAAAAAGTTGCTTCTTATGGTGAGAAACCTGAGAGCAGAGTCAGATCGTATGCATGCTTTAGCATGCATCTGTCGGACCGCTCTGTGTGTTGATCTTTTTGCAAAAGAGAGTGTTAGAAGAGGGCAAAAACCTGTTCCAGGAACAGATATTGCTTCACTTTTTGAGGATGCAAGAATAAAAGAGGACCTCCATAGTGTAACAAGTAAAAGCTTGTTTAGAGAAGAACTAGTTGCAATGCTGGTGGAGAGCTGCTTTCAGTTATCACTACCACTTCCTGAACAAAAGAATTCAGGTATGGAAAGCAGAGTTATTGGAGCTTTAGCATATGGAACTGGTTATGGTGCATTAAATTGGACAGAACCAGCTTTGGAAGTGGTGGAAGTTTGTAGACCATGTGTGAAATGGGATTGTGAAGGTCGAACATATGCTATTGACTGCTATTTGAAGTTGCTTGTCAGGCTCTGTCACATTTATGATACAAGAGGAGGTGTGAAAAGAGTCAAAGATGGGGCTTCTCAGGACCAGATTCTGAATGAAACACGGTTGCAGAATTTGCAAAGGGAGCTTGTCAGAGATCTACGCGAGGTTTGTTGAGCTTTATAGTTACTTAATGACATATGTAAGATGCATTTTGTCCTTTGAGCTTGTTTTAGGCCCCAGAATTGTACGTTTTAACTTTAATTGCCTTGTCTTATATTGCCAATATAGCCAAAGTTACTCAAGTTGCCTAAGGATTATGTTGTGTTTACACCTAAGTTGCGCGGACTCTCCGTTTTTGGTGCCGATCCCGTCTCGACAGGGTCAGGAGCGGGAGCTGGAGCGGGATACGTTCGGGATACGGTCAACCAAGTTTGGATACTTTGACCCGAGTCCATTGacaaatttgggggaaaattgagattttgatttctcaaaattaaAGATAAAATAGATTTAAGATAAGGGAAATGACATACCTTCATTATTATAGTACTTTTGTCTCATTTTTGTTGTTTCGTGTTTCAAAGAACATACATGTAAGTTTTTCATAGAATATCTCTCAACATTTATAGCTCTACTTTTTgtaattttgaattttcttagccGAATCCTTGCACCCGTATCCATATCCGGATCCGCACCcctgaatcttaaaatttagattatgCCGAATCTGACACTCAGATCCGTACCGTATCGGATACCTGcaccgagtccgagcaacttaggttTACACATACTGAGTAAGTCTTTATTTATGTTCTTGTCTTGTTGAGCCTACCTTACTATATCGGCCTTCTTAAACCAACACGAAGTTTTCATCATATACAATGGTTTTGggttactgttttttttttttttaagcttttCTTCTGTGCTAAGATGAAATTGAGCTGCACTAGAGTTTATTCATCAACTAAAGAAACTCTATACCTTCTCCGAGTATATCCCCCTTCCTCTTTCATAAAACTGAACTGAAGGAAAGAGGAGAAGATAAAGCCATATATAACCTTAAGTTATTCGTGGTGCTTTTCTTCTACATTTgtgttttatttattatttctgtTCTGCATCAAGCTCGCCCTTTGTGATGTTCCAACCTTTTGTACTGCTTCACTAGCCCAGTGACATATTGTGTCTTAAAGTTTTGTCTGGAACTTGCATCTTGCAGGTGAACACACCTAGAATATGTACCCGGCTTATTTGGGCTATCTCAGAGCATATTGATCTAGAAGGTTTGGATCCACTTCTGGCTGATGATCCAGAAGATCCCCTGAATATAATTATATCAAATATACACAAAGTTCTCTTCAACATAGATTTGTCTGCCAACACCACAAATCGCCTTCAAGATGTTCAAGCAGTTCTTCTGTGTGCTCAGAGGTTGGGATCACGTAATGCCAGGGCAGGACAATTGCTAATAAAAGAACTTGAAGAATTCAAGACCAATGCACTAGCTGACTCAGTGAACAAACATCAGTGTCGGTTAATACTGCAGAGAATCAAATATGTCACCAACCACTCGGAAAGCAAGTGAGTAGGATGTTATTCTTTCCTCTCAAATGGTAATAGTAGTCTAGATCAGATGATGCCCATATCTGATTACCCTGTAAAATGACTGAAATGAAGGGAAAACTATTGAAACTCAAGCTCCTCAAAAATCATTTAGCTTCTAGATTGCTATTCAAACTCCCTCAACCgttttgaaaaaattaaaaggaaaaaaaagcttCTATGAGATAATGAGAGAGTTAATACAAAATGAAAGGATTATATATAGTTTATTCCTAGTTAAACACTTAAGCTTCTGGAGTAAGTATCCTCTCTGCTTCTCCAGGGGGATCTGTGTAAGACAATGTGAGGGGGTTTAGTTGGTTGTAGGATATACTTTATCTGAAAGTTTAAACTTGATTAGCAAAATTGTGAAACATTTGTTGGATGATACTTCTGTTTTATTTCATCTTCTCCAAAGGTGGGCTGGGGTTGGTGAAGCAAGAGGAGATTATCCATTTAGCCATCACAAGTTAACAGTTCAGTTTTATGAAGCATCTGCCGCTCAGGACCGAAAGCTGGAAGGACTGGTTCACAAGGCTATTTTAGAGCTTTGGAGGCCTGATCCTAGTGAGCTAGCTCTATTGCTGGCTAAACGAGTAGACTCCACTTTACTCAAGGTTCCTCCTAGCGCATATACTTTGACTGGCAGCAGTGATCCTTGCTATGTTGAAGCATATCATTTGACGGATCCAAGTGATGGAAGGATTACTCTGCACTTAAAGGTCAAGATCTGTACTTCTCTTTGTTGTTATCATTGATTTGTTTCCTCTGTGCGCTGCATATTTGTAATCATGCACAAAACATCTCTTGCCAATATGGCATCGTAGTAACTGGTGGGACAATTATGATTTGCGCCCTGGTGGTAGATGGTAGAATGCAGGTACTACTATTTGTGATGAACAAGCTTACATTCTTACTGATATGTTGAAGAAGAGTTTGGATCTTTGGCTGGCAGGGAAGGTGGGATGTGTTATGTGGTGGTAAAGGCAAATCCTACTATATTAAATGGACAAATTTAAATTATGCTGCAGAGCTTTAGGGATGTGGAAGTATTTCCTTACATACATTCAGACTGGAAAATAAGAGTTCAGCTATTCTGCTTCAGACCTGTGCAAAGTGCAACAATGAACATGAATTATTTTATTAAGTTATATCTGCCTTTTTTAGTAAAACTACTTCTAAAATGAATTTATCGTGTTCTTGATAAGAAGAATTTTTAAGGACATATctttattatgatgatgatatgatatgtcagCTTAAATGAAGaaatgaggattcatatagctgaccccaacttgtttgggTCTGAGGTGCAGTTGTTGTCTTTTCTTGCTTCAGTTTGACGAAATACAAGTTTTATGAATGCAATTGATACGTGTCGCCTCAGTTCATAGCTACTCTAAGTTTAGACAAAAACATGGAAGACCAAATGAATAAGCATTAAACTCAAACCTGGACGTAGGTGGATGCGTTCCACATCCATTTGATCTTCAGTTCGATCAGCAACCACGGGAAGAAAAGTTTGATCAGGAACCCGCCCCTCCCCTCCCTGCATTaaatttcaaaaattgaaacccaCTCCCCCGGCATGAGAGCTCCCTCTGGCCCTGCATAAACTTTAACCTGCCTCGCTCTGCATCCCATCCCACCCCATGGCCATCTCTACATTAGATATATTTGAGCAAAACCCCTCAATAATTTGCAAAGACTTCTTTTCTCTATTAATATTTTTACAATTAGCTAATGGTTTTGTAAAAGAAGTCTGTATGATGTCTTTGGACAATTCTATGTAACCCTACCCGTTGACTTAGACCTTGCTGTATCTCATTTATAATATCCCATTATACTATTTTGATGAGTAATTACAAATAGGAGAGAACTACTAAATAATCATGCAAAAAAGTGTAATGTCCCAACTCTGCATTCATGTTCTTTAGCGTGCCTTGCTCTGAAATGCAAGGGAGGTGGAGGACAATAAAAAGAAGAGTAGAGCCGCAGATAACACAATTTAGAACAACAGACGCTATTATTAATTGGATTAATAATTTTGGGGTCCTTTATGGTCCATCAAATAGTCCATAATTGGTTAGTGGGCCATGGGGGAAACATGTTTATGTGTTAATAATATACTTCGATGATATATGAGTTGCATTGTTTGTATGGAATTGTTGCTCTGGTGatcaatatttatttagtaatttttGGAAATCTAAGAGGCAGCATCCAGCAAAAAATGCAGTTAATTACACCTTTGCATGAATGATAAGATTTTCATCTTACTAACAATCGTAATGTTTGCAGGTGTTGAATTTGACTGAGATAGAACTTAATCGGGTGGATTTGCGAGTTGGACTGTCTGGTGGATTGTATTTCATGGATGGATCTCCTCAAGCAGTACGCCAGCTGCGCAATCTTAATTCGCAGGTTAAACCTTATTTGAAACAGTCATGCTTATTTATCTATTTTTCTCTGAAAACCATTTTCGTCCTCCCTCATGGATATGATTCTCCTGCTAACAACTGGCATAACTACTTTGTTCATTGAacaggttgttattgtttttgtccCCCTTCTAGATGTTTCTTCTCCTCTTGAATTTTGTCTTAAAATGTGTCACGGCTATGGTTACTATCAAACTAGTACAGTTTTTTTGTAGATCTGACATTGGCAACATTAGCGATTAGGATTATGGAAGTACCGAAGTAGCTAAGTGAAATTGTAGATTTATTAACACATTTCATCAAAAGTGCGTCAAGATACTGCAAACTACTATTGAATGATTTACATTATTGCTGTGTCAAGTGGTGATTTCTCCAACTGTACGCCACTGGCCCTTGTGGGTTTCTTGGTTATCAAAGAAAAACTTACTTATCCATTTGTTAAAAATAACTTGTTTCAGTTGccatgttcaaaaaaaaaaaaaaaagtaaaaaaaaagaaacaaaaaagtaaaaaaaagcaCCTTTTGAAAACAATAGAAAAAGCAAAAGAGATAATAAAGAAGTAAAAGACTGCAACTGCATAATAAAAGCTATTGATGATGTGGCCATGGTAATACGACACTAACGTTGAGATCTCTCTACATTttcatcaaagaaaaaaaaaacagtaacaTTGAGGCCTATTGAAGGAAGGTGTTAAATGCTAATGCGGTCAAAATCGGCGGTGCACTAGTGCGGTGCCCTTCCCGTACAAGCTATCGGAGACTTCAAGAAATACCTACTAAGGTTCTGGCATGACTTACTGGGTTCGGCACAATATACCGAAACTGGTGTTTCCAGTCTGATCCCTATTTTTCTCTTATCCTGAGGCTACTATTGCACAATGTAGAAGCAGTAATTGCTGGAACGTTATGTTAAGGAGAAACTTTCCAGTTCCCAGTATTGGCAGTTTTTCTTATCGAGGAGAAAATGCCAAGACTGGGAGCTGGAAAGTCGCTAGGCTGTAATGAGCAAGTTGGAGCAGGTGACTGTGAACATGCAGGGAGAGTGCAGATTGATATGAGGCAGAGAGAAAAGCATTCAACCAGTATGGCACGCTAAAGACCAAAGAGAAATTACACGTGCCTTAGTTGGGTAGTGTTGCATAAGGCTTGCTTCACTTTAGTCAAATTTAAGAGAAAGTTCTTTAATTTCTACGGATGCTATATTTGTAATGCTCAATGTAGACAAGGAAACACCCAAGGGTGTttcctagtggtcaatgaagtgggttgagaaccatgaggtctcggGTTCAAATTCTAGTGGAGGCAagacactaggtgatttcttcccatctgtccaAGCCTTAGTAGGTagagttacctggtacctgtGTTGGTAGGAAGTAGCAGGTACcctgtggaattagtcgaggtgggCAAGCTGGCCCGCACCACGGTTATTTGAAAAAATAATGCAGACAAGGAAGATGCTCGTCACCTCTTCTGCTTGTCGAGGGATATTTGGAACACTTCTAGAATTTCTGTGACATGCACAATAAATACAGCTTATATCAGTTGAGGTCATTGGAGGATGGAGAAACTATCAAGAAATTATGGAAAAGTATCCCAGGCGTCTTTTGTTTTCCCTCTCCAAAGCCCTAGACGAGTGCTACTAATAATGATTTTGAAGTTCTTGAACTCTCGGGTCTTGTGTAATTGATTGAAAAAACTCTTGATTCTTGTATTTTAATAGACCTTGTGATTTGCACTGACCTATCTACAAAAAAAAACATAGTTATGGTGCACCAGGGGAACTCAAAATGTTAGTCTAATCCTTAATGTTTGATGACTTGATTGGGACTTCTTTCTTGGCAACATTAAGTGCCTCAATTGGATTGTGAATCAAATTGAGGGAGATAACTGCTCTATGCAACAGTGGTGTTCGAATACAACTAATGTTTTCTAATGGTTTAAGATTTTAGATGAGATGGTACCATATGATAAGAAAAAGTGGAAGTCCTGTAGTTAAGTCTCATCTTTACTAACCAATAGCATGTTTTTACGTATTTACTTATTTGGTAAAGAATCAAGCCTGCGTATTAGGGAGTGTGTTCTATGCTCACAATTAATATTTCCTAATTATCCCATCTCTGATAGTTTGGATTTTAAGAAGGTGTCAGGGCGAGTAGTAGGTCATTCTTTCTAGTCATACCGTCTTATATAAAAAATTAAACTATTGGAGTGTGATCCTTGTTGGCTTGGTTTTTTTCTTGGGTTAACCACATGGAAATATTAAATTGTTTGGTGGTGTTGGGACATGAATATAGGACATCTACCTACTTTGCTACTATATTGAATTGCGTGTAACATACTATATAACAATGGAAGAGGAGGTGCGAGGATGcaccagtgaggaggtgtgagaggttggctatagcaggagttaggagaggtagaggtaggctgaAGAAGAATtggggggaggtgattagacaggacatgataGAGCTCCAAttgactgaggacatgaccttggataggagggtgtggaggtcGGGGATTAGGGTAGATAGTTGGTAATAGAGTCGTTATCGTATGATTTAGGGTGGTCGCGTAGTTTCTTTTTTCGCTAATGTGTATTGATATATGTTACTGCATTTATTTTGCTCATTTTGCTATTTTACTGTCCCTTCTTTTTCTTTCCTACATTTCTGCATCGATTACATTTCTTTTGATccaagggtctatcggaaacgaCCTCTCTATCCCATAAAGGTAGAGGTATGGTCTGCgaacatcttaccctccccagaccccacttgggattatactgggtttgttgttgtataTTATATAACAGTTAAACGGTTAGAGAGAT
The sequence above is a segment of the Lycium barbarum isolate Lr01 chromosome 6, ASM1917538v2, whole genome shotgun sequence genome. Coding sequences within it:
- the LOC132600609 gene encoding protein TPLATE; its protein translation is MDILFAQIQADLRSNDALRQSGALLQALQQSAAGRDISVLAKSAVEEIVASPASAISKKLAFDLIRSTRLTVDLWETVCTGIRNDLDFPDPDVTAAAVSILAAIPSYRLGKLITDCSKQIDSCFDSHSDNLRFAITETLGCVLARDDLVTLCENNMNLLDRVSNWWNRIGGNMIDKSDAVAKVAFESVGRLFQEFESKRMSRLAGDKLVDSENSVAIRSNWVSSMVDFVWRRRNALMARSLVLPIENFRATVCSLVYAVKAVASGSIEVIKKLSRSSKSGGNASSSFDVVKGEKFVGVSDVVSHLAPFLASSLDPSLIFEVGINMLYLADVPGGKPEWASTSIIAILTLWDRQEFSSARESIVRAVVTNLHLLDLSMQVSLFKKLLLMVRNLRAESDRMHALACICRTALCVDLFAKESVRRGQKPVPGTDIASLFEDARIKEDLHSVTSKSLFREELVAMLVESCFQLSLPLPEQKNSGMESRVIGALAYGTGYGALNWTEPALEVVEVCRPCVKWDCEGRTYAIDCYLKLLVRLCHIYDTRGGVKRVKDGASQDQILNETRLQNLQRELVRDLREVNTPRICTRLIWAISEHIDLEGLDPLLADDPEDPLNIIISNIHKVLFNIDLSANTTNRLQDVQAVLLCAQRLGSRNARAGQLLIKELEEFKTNALADSVNKHQCRLILQRIKYVTNHSESKWAGVGEARGDYPFSHHKLTVQFYEASAAQDRKLEGLVHKAILELWRPDPSELALLLAKRVDSTLLKVPPSAYTLTGSSDPCYVEAYHLTDPSDGRITLHLKVLNLTEIELNRVDLRVGLSGGLYFMDGSPQAVRQLRNLNSQEPVLSSLTVGVSHFERCDLWVQVLYYPFYGSGPADYEDSEEDPQVMRQKKSLRPELGEPVILRCQPYKIPLTELLLPHKISPVEYFRLWPSLPAIVECSGTYTYEGSGFMATAAQQYGESPFLSGLKSLSSKPFHRVCSHIIRTVAGFELCFAAKTWYGGFLGMMVFGASEVSRNVDLGDETTTMMCKFVIRASDESITKEIASDFQGWLDDLTDGGVEYMPEDEVKVTAAEKLKISMERIALLKAARPRPKSPKSEDEEEEEDEDEDEKNEDMINVEGGKTKGPTTLFKLTAEEAEHRALQAAIIQEWHMLCKDRNTKVN